One genomic region from Conexibacter woesei DSM 14684 encodes:
- a CDS encoding TetR/AcrR family transcriptional regulator, with protein MDRGSLDHSPAAAAPSQPRRGGGVSAVELPVVGAAPPERADAARNRRRIVAAAEALFAERGVGDVTVAEVAARAGVGKATVFRRFGDKAALLDALLGERERELQEAVLRGPAPLGPGAPPRERLLAFFAALTDFCERHRHVLLASETARAGARYTTGAYVAWHQHVAVLLAELRPELDAVLLADLLLAPFSAELLAHLRDGRGIPRERLERTLAALAQSVVAGA; from the coding sequence ATGGACCGCGGTTCGCTTGATCACTCGCCCGCAGCCGCCGCCCCTTCGCAACCGCGGAGGGGCGGCGGCGTTTCGGCGGTCGAGCTGCCGGTCGTCGGCGCGGCTCCGCCTGAGCGGGCAGACGCTGCGCGCAACCGGCGCCGGATCGTCGCGGCGGCGGAGGCGCTGTTCGCTGAGCGCGGGGTCGGCGACGTGACGGTCGCGGAGGTCGCCGCGCGCGCGGGGGTCGGCAAGGCGACGGTCTTCCGCCGCTTCGGCGACAAGGCCGCGCTGCTCGACGCGCTCCTGGGCGAGCGCGAGCGGGAGCTGCAGGAGGCCGTCCTGCGCGGGCCGGCGCCGCTCGGGCCGGGCGCTCCGCCCCGCGAGCGCCTGCTCGCCTTCTTCGCGGCGCTCACCGACTTCTGCGAGCGCCATCGCCACGTCCTGCTCGCCTCCGAGACGGCGAGAGCGGGCGCGCGCTACACCACCGGTGCGTACGTCGCGTGGCACCAGCACGTTGCGGTGCTGCTCGCCGAGCTGCGACCCGAGCTCGACGCGGTGCTGCTCGCCGACCTGCTGCTCGCGCCCTTCTCCGCGGAGCTGCTGGCCCACCTGCGTGACGGGCGCGGGATCCCTCGCGAGCGGCTGGAGCGCACGCTCGCCGCGCTCGCGCAGAGCGTCGTCGCGGGAGCGTAG
- a CDS encoding aminotransferase-like domain-containing protein, producing the protein MSDVTRLTAQLGAWRERHGSLAERLAAALAAVIERGGLDGRRLPAERRLAEALDVSRATVVHAYAELRERRLVASRERSGTVVRSVGRHGRAPGTQLPQLSRLLAPDAQRIDLAVAAPQLDDLVAGIRVELGHAAGLMQPHGYDPQGIGALREAIAQRLTHDGLAATADEVLITSGAHEALALIAALFVGRGQPVAVDAPTYPGALELFERAGGRPVTVAGDAAGMRPDALQALLARTVVALLYLMPGCHSPTGASIALGRRPALLRVAADHELLVVEDAALDKLRFDGPLPSLPSLVPERVLRVGSLDKLAWAGLRIGWICGPRAAIGRLTRLKAARDLGTGVLGQLAALHLLRDVDTLRRARVAQAQARMRHLHGELSRRLPDWRIAQPEGGWSLWAELPPRVGADGDALVAAAARHGVDVAAGRAHVAGGPRVDAVRIAYAAPESLLTLGAARLQAAWGELTT; encoded by the coding sequence ATGTCCGACGTCACCCGCCTGACGGCCCAGCTCGGCGCCTGGCGCGAGCGCCACGGCTCGCTCGCCGAGCGGCTCGCCGCCGCGCTCGCCGCGGTGATCGAGCGGGGCGGGCTTGATGGCAGGCGCCTGCCGGCTGAGCGGCGGCTCGCCGAGGCGCTGGACGTGAGCCGTGCAACCGTCGTCCACGCCTACGCCGAGCTGCGCGAGCGGCGGCTCGTCGCCTCGCGCGAGCGGTCCGGCACCGTCGTGCGCTCGGTCGGCCGGCACGGACGCGCGCCCGGCACGCAGCTGCCGCAGCTCTCCCGTCTGCTCGCGCCCGACGCGCAGCGGATCGACCTCGCCGTCGCAGCGCCGCAGCTCGACGACCTCGTCGCGGGGATCCGCGTCGAGCTGGGCCACGCGGCCGGGCTCATGCAGCCCCACGGCTACGACCCGCAGGGGATCGGGGCGCTGCGCGAGGCGATCGCGCAGCGGCTCACGCATGACGGCCTCGCCGCGACCGCCGACGAGGTCCTGATCACCTCTGGCGCGCACGAGGCGCTCGCGCTGATCGCCGCCCTCTTCGTCGGGCGCGGCCAGCCGGTCGCGGTCGACGCGCCGACCTACCCCGGTGCGCTGGAGCTGTTCGAGCGCGCCGGCGGCAGACCCGTGACCGTCGCGGGCGACGCCGCCGGCATGCGACCCGACGCGCTCCAAGCGCTCCTCGCCAGAACCGTCGTCGCGCTGCTCTACCTGATGCCTGGCTGCCACTCCCCGACGGGCGCCTCGATCGCGCTCGGCCGCCGCCCGGCGCTGCTGCGCGTCGCCGCCGACCACGAGCTGCTCGTCGTCGAGGACGCCGCGCTCGACAAGCTGCGCTTCGACGGGCCGCTGCCGTCGCTGCCCTCGCTCGTACCCGAGCGCGTCCTGCGCGTCGGCTCGCTCGACAAGCTCGCCTGGGCGGGCCTGCGGATCGGTTGGATCTGCGGTCCGCGCGCGGCGATCGGGCGCCTGACGCGGCTGAAGGCCGCGCGTGACCTCGGCACCGGCGTGCTCGGCCAGCTCGCCGCGCTGCACCTGCTGCGCGACGTCGACACGCTGCGCCGCGCGCGCGTCGCGCAGGCTCAGGCGCGCATGCGCCATCTGCATGGCGAGCTGAGCCGGCGCCTGCCCGACTGGCGGATCGCGCAGCCCGAGGGCGGCTGGTCGCTGTGGGCCGAGCTGCCGCCCAGGGTGGGCGCGGACGGCGACGCGCTCGTCGCGGCGGCCGCGCGCCACGGCGTCGACGTCGCCGCCGGTCGCGCGCACGTCGCCGGCGGCCCGCGCGTCGACGCGGTCCGGATCGCCTACGCCGCGCCCGAGTCGCTGCTCACGCTCGGCGCCGCGCGCTTGCAGGCGGCCTGGGGGGAGCTGACGACGTGA
- a CDS encoding branched-chain amino acid transaminase produces the protein MQPTEQIWMSGRFVPWAEANVHVLTHGLHYGTGVFDSLRVYATPSGPALVHHRSHHERLRDSAKLYGMELPFSVDELVDATRTLVRTCGLSESYVRTIAFRGSGAMGVSPRSSPVEVAIATWGWGAYLGEDAMTRGIRAKVSSWRRIGHGTHLPGAKATAHYLNSVLARVEAEELGFDEAILLDDDGLLAEGSGENLFLVRDGTLLTPSLASGALGGITRLAVLELAAALSIPVAERPLTRGELYLADELFMTGTAAEITPVREVDGRPIGSGARGPVTQAVQQAYDDAVHGRDSRFAHWLDVL, from the coding sequence ATGCAACCGACCGAGCAGATCTGGATGAGCGGGCGATTCGTGCCCTGGGCCGAGGCGAACGTGCACGTGCTGACGCACGGGCTGCACTACGGCACGGGCGTATTCGACTCGCTGCGCGTCTACGCGACGCCGTCCGGTCCCGCGCTCGTCCACCACCGCTCCCACCACGAGCGGTTGCGCGACTCGGCGAAGCTCTACGGGATGGAGCTGCCGTTCTCGGTCGACGAGCTGGTCGACGCGACGCGGACGCTCGTGCGCACGTGCGGCCTGTCCGAGTCGTACGTCCGCACGATCGCGTTCCGCGGCTCCGGTGCGATGGGCGTCTCGCCGCGCAGCTCGCCGGTCGAGGTCGCGATCGCCACGTGGGGCTGGGGCGCCTACCTCGGCGAGGACGCGATGACGCGCGGGATCCGCGCGAAGGTCTCCTCCTGGCGGCGAATCGGCCACGGCACCCACCTTCCGGGCGCGAAGGCGACGGCGCACTACCTCAACTCGGTGCTCGCGCGCGTGGAGGCGGAGGAGCTGGGCTTCGACGAGGCGATCCTGCTCGACGACGACGGCCTGCTGGCCGAGGGGTCGGGCGAGAACCTGTTCCTCGTGCGCGACGGCACGCTGCTGACGCCGTCGCTCGCGTCGGGCGCGCTCGGCGGGATCACGCGGCTGGCCGTGCTGGAGCTGGCTGCGGCGCTGTCGATCCCGGTCGCGGAGCGCCCGCTCACGCGCGGCGAGCTGTACCTCGCCGACGAGCTGTTCATGACCGGCACCGCCGCGGAGATCACCCCTGTGCGCGAGGTCGACGGCCGTCCGATCGGGAGCGGAGCGCGCGGTCCGGTGACGCAGGCCGTGCAGCAGGCCTACGACGACGCTGTCCACGGCCGCGACTCCCGCTTCGCCCACTGGCTCGACGTGCTCTGA
- a CDS encoding LLM class flavin-dependent oxidoreductase, producing the protein MRISVLDQSPISEGSNGTEALHNTLDLARTADRLGFHRYWVAEHHGGPMLAGPSPEVLIGPIASATERIRVGSGGVMLPHYSPLKVAENFSMLAGLFPNRIDLGIGRAPGTDGHTMLALQRDRRQAAPDDFPQQLAELLGYFEDALPHGHPFARYAKWLPGRPGRPEPWLLGSSAQSALWAAELGLPYSFADFINPQGAEIARDYHARFQPSRRRESPEVSVGVWAIAAETDEEAQLLATSARMSMTLLRQGRLIEIPPVEKAVRFLESQGSPIEGRPAGRRTIVGTPERVREQIEQVGAEYDADEAIVVTITHDHDARRRSYELIAEAFELDAGDTVADVPDRASALR; encoded by the coding sequence ATGCGAATCAGCGTGCTCGACCAATCGCCGATCTCCGAGGGCTCGAACGGCACCGAGGCTCTGCACAACACGCTCGACCTCGCGCGCACCGCGGACCGCCTCGGCTTCCACCGCTACTGGGTCGCCGAGCACCACGGCGGGCCGATGCTCGCCGGTCCGAGCCCGGAGGTCCTGATCGGGCCGATCGCCTCGGCGACCGAGCGGATCCGCGTCGGCAGCGGCGGCGTGATGCTGCCGCACTACAGCCCGTTGAAGGTGGCGGAGAACTTCTCGATGCTCGCGGGCCTGTTCCCGAACCGGATCGACCTCGGGATCGGCCGCGCGCCCGGCACTGACGGCCACACGATGCTGGCGCTCCAGCGCGACCGCCGTCAGGCCGCGCCCGACGACTTCCCGCAGCAGCTCGCGGAGCTGCTCGGCTACTTCGAGGACGCGCTCCCGCACGGGCACCCGTTCGCCCGCTACGCGAAGTGGCTGCCCGGCCGCCCCGGCCGTCCGGAACCGTGGCTGCTCGGCTCATCCGCACAGAGCGCGCTGTGGGCCGCCGAGCTTGGCCTGCCGTACTCGTTCGCCGACTTCATCAACCCGCAGGGCGCCGAGATCGCCCGCGACTACCACGCTCGCTTCCAGCCGAGCCGCCGCCGCGAGAGCCCGGAGGTCAGCGTCGGCGTGTGGGCGATCGCGGCCGAGACCGACGAGGAGGCGCAGCTGCTGGCGACGAGCGCGCGGATGTCGATGACGCTGCTGCGGCAGGGCCGGCTGATCGAGATCCCACCGGTCGAGAAGGCCGTCCGCTTCCTCGAGTCGCAGGGCTCGCCGATCGAGGGCAGGCCGGCCGGGCGGCGCACGATCGTCGGGACGCCGGAGAGAGTGCGCGAGCAGATCGAGCAGGTCGGCGCGGAGTACGATGCGGACGAGGCGATCGTCGTCACGATCACCCATGACCACGACGCCCGCCGCCGCTCCTACGAGCTGATCGCGGAGGCGTTCGAGCTGGACGCAGGCGACACGGTTGCCGACGTCCCCGACCGGGCAAGCGCACTGAGATGA
- the zwf gene encoding glucose-6-phosphate dehydrogenase: protein MSTTVAPSPITRRLPAPDDHVIVLFGATGDLAKRKLFPGLFHLFAAGLMPEEFRIIGSGRHSPGSDDDFREQVRAALAEFGRREVRDEIWEAFSRRLSFTVSSADDGAELADAVREAEEEVGCGTRRLLYLSVPPGAMQPMVRMLGTSGLAAGARLILEKPFGTDLASARELNAVLAEVVEEDQIFRIDHFLGKEAAQNILAFRFANGLFEPAWNRNHIAYVQIDVPEALTVEGRAGFYEQTGAFRDMVVTHLFQLLGFVALEPPVRLTAKALHDEKAKVFEAMRPLRAEHAVFGQYEGYRDEAGIDGASRVETFAALAVRLDTWRWEGVPFLLRTGKALAEGRRSITIGFKEPPLRMFADDGDFAHCQRPNELIFELSDTPQITVDVRAKVPGPTMELGAAALRLDFDDTFPRGSGLEAYERLVLDVMRGDHTLFTRSDEIERLWEVSDPLLRDPPPPQLYPRGSWGPEAANALAAPRGWRLQQRPC, encoded by the coding sequence ATGAGCACGACCGTCGCACCCAGCCCAATCACCCGCCGGCTGCCGGCGCCCGACGACCACGTGATCGTCCTCTTCGGCGCGACCGGCGACCTCGCCAAGCGCAAGCTCTTCCCGGGCCTGTTCCACCTCTTCGCCGCCGGGCTGATGCCGGAGGAGTTCCGCATCATCGGCTCCGGCCGCCACTCGCCGGGCAGCGACGACGACTTCCGCGAGCAGGTGCGCGCGGCGCTCGCCGAGTTCGGCCGGCGCGAGGTGCGGGACGAGATATGGGAGGCGTTCTCCAGACGGCTCTCGTTCACGGTCTCCTCGGCCGACGACGGCGCCGAGCTGGCCGACGCGGTGCGTGAGGCGGAGGAGGAGGTCGGCTGCGGCACGCGGCGCCTGCTCTACCTGTCGGTGCCGCCGGGAGCGATGCAGCCGATGGTCCGGATGCTCGGCACGAGCGGGCTGGCGGCCGGCGCGCGGCTGATCCTGGAGAAGCCGTTCGGGACCGACCTCGCGAGCGCGCGTGAGCTGAACGCCGTGCTGGCGGAGGTCGTCGAAGAGGACCAGATCTTCCGCATCGACCACTTCCTCGGCAAGGAGGCGGCGCAGAACATCCTCGCGTTCCGCTTCGCCAACGGCCTCTTCGAGCCGGCCTGGAACCGCAACCACATCGCGTACGTCCAGATCGACGTGCCCGAGGCGCTGACGGTCGAGGGCCGCGCCGGCTTCTACGAGCAGACCGGCGCCTTCCGCGACATGGTCGTGACGCACCTCTTCCAGCTGCTCGGCTTCGTCGCGCTGGAGCCGCCCGTGAGGCTGACCGCGAAGGCGCTGCACGACGAGAAGGCGAAGGTGTTCGAGGCGATGCGGCCGCTCAGAGCCGAGCACGCCGTCTTCGGCCAGTACGAGGGCTACCGCGACGAGGCGGGCATCGACGGTGCCTCGCGCGTCGAGACGTTCGCGGCGCTCGCCGTCAGACTCGACACCTGGCGGTGGGAGGGCGTGCCGTTCCTGCTGCGCACCGGCAAGGCGCTGGCGGAGGGGCGGCGCTCGATCACGATCGGCTTCAAGGAGCCGCCGCTGCGGATGTTCGCCGACGACGGCGACTTCGCCCACTGCCAGCGGCCGAACGAGCTGATCTTCGAGCTGTCGGACACACCGCAGATCACCGTCGACGTGCGCGCGAAGGTGCCGGGGCCGACGATGGAGCTGGGTGCCGCGGCGCTGCGGCTCGACTTCGACGACACGTTCCCGCGCGGCAGCGGGCTGGAGGCGTACGAGCGGCTCGTGCTCGACGTGATGCGCGGCGACCACACGCTCTTCACGCGCTCGGACGAGATCGAGCGGCTGTGGGAGGTCAGCGATCCGCTGCTGCGCGATCCTCCTCCGCCGCAGCTCTATCCGCGCGGCTCGTGGGGCCCCGAGGCGGCGAACGCGCTCGCCGCGCCGCGCGGCTGGCGGCTCCAGCAGCGCCCCTGCTGA
- a CDS encoding HtaA domain-containing protein: protein MQRGIGGRTRGLLAMVVALMALVALPAVASAGTATSGSGVQFQRESFMRYMYGLGFGGTVTGTGTGTFARNTAAYDDDTLTYTFDGTNTTYNITRGGGSGTLALSGGISYQMPAHYIDVSVSDPRVAITSTTASAAVISAVVSYDPLESGTQIRNPTTPTRIDVFRVNLGSAGVFSGGGTRTHTWTRAPAVLTADGARAFNGGGNGSYSDGSAFGFWTLSGTTPAF, encoded by the coding sequence ATGCAGCGAGGGATTGGCGGCCGCACACGCGGCCTGCTGGCGATGGTCGTCGCGCTGATGGCGCTCGTGGCGCTGCCGGCGGTCGCATCGGCCGGAACGGCGACGAGCGGCTCAGGCGTGCAGTTCCAGCGCGAGTCGTTCATGAGATACATGTACGGCCTCGGCTTCGGCGGCACCGTCACGGGAACCGGGACCGGGACGTTCGCGAGAAACACGGCGGCGTACGACGACGACACGCTGACGTACACGTTCGACGGCACGAACACGACGTACAACATCACCAGAGGCGGCGGCAGCGGCACGCTCGCTCTGTCCGGCGGGATCAGCTACCAGATGCCGGCGCACTACATCGACGTGTCGGTCAGCGACCCGCGCGTGGCGATCACATCGACGACCGCGAGCGCGGCGGTCATCTCGGCCGTCGTCAGCTACGACCCGCTCGAGAGCGGGACGCAGATCAGAAACCCGACGACGCCGACGCGGATCGACGTCTTCCGCGTGAACCTCGGTTCCGCGGGCGTGTTCAGCGGGGGCGGCACGAGAACCCACACATGGACGAGAGCACCGGCGGTCCTCACGGCCGACGGCGCGAGAGCGTTCAACGGCGGCGGCAACGGCTCGTACAGCGACGGAAGCGCGTTCGGCTTCTGGACGCTGTCGGGCACGACCCCCGCGTTCTAG
- a CDS encoding HtaA domain-containing protein, which translates to MLRRLLLARARRGTALLTTSTALALLVSAGAADASIPFDLGAYDGAALRFGAPFGESAGARVAGDCELSGDGRPDVAIAAADATTGAGANAGRVYVVPGSASRTPGSYALSGSGTPAGAIVIEGAAAADFAGAELACAGDVNADGSDDLVIAAPGAGDFGAAYVVFGGAQLAGAGTVDLAALGAHGFAITGPADTLLGRSVAGVGDLDGDGYDEIAVGDEWGDEHSNTWPGTVYVVAGRRTTTAVDLTQPGSTLLRIHGAADNDRLNFVARAGDVNRDGTPDLVVGAAEHDGPHGVDSGAAYVIDGRARGNVEVGGWATPGSGVLFPIWSPAAARLDGTRTLFGSDLAPAGDVNGDGRADLALGLTGASASGPVRGRVAIVYGKSGDDAVDLDDPGASAALIRGLPASSDDGFGTSGLASAGDVNGDGRGDLVVGAPGVAAPSGENAGAAYLLYGTASTATREVANLTCEGGARLHGGALGDALGVSAGAAGNGFTSANAPTLLVGAGRGFVRAIPLTDLPNACGRDRGRDPDPEPTALDVDWGFRENFRRYVSDGFNPAAPAVPISAANGATCDANPDPVRGGCDPLLRASRGDPLRQRALRWTSVGASATDGTDATVGAIGRVTFRFPGHFFTLNLEDPWFVVSGGQVTVRARVDLDVADGFAGARSVDVRVNLGTFPLGGAPVVRPQYVVWRTQPGTLTDEAAVALGGFLGRGAELDPITIAIPRSLGPLPAEPGVPDPPRPPYDPPRTPDQPRTPVKTGPPKTGPRTPATVTAGRRRATVRRAGRVTVATIRCAAAAGADCRVSVPASVRLRAGRARVALRVTAPKRIARGKRAAVRLTLTRAALRALAGRRATVRLPIAVRAGSRRMTKTVTVVLKVPRG; encoded by the coding sequence ATGCTCCGACGACTGCTGCTTGCGCGCGCCCGCCGGGGCACCGCGCTGCTGACCACCTCCACCGCCCTCGCGCTGCTCGTCAGCGCGGGGGCGGCGGACGCCTCCATCCCTTTCGACCTCGGCGCGTACGACGGCGCCGCACTGCGCTTCGGCGCTCCGTTCGGCGAAAGCGCGGGAGCCCGCGTCGCGGGCGACTGCGAGCTGTCCGGCGACGGCCGGCCCGACGTCGCGATCGCGGCGGCGGACGCGACCACGGGAGCGGGCGCCAACGCCGGCCGAGTCTACGTCGTGCCCGGCTCCGCCTCGCGCACGCCTGGCAGCTACGCGCTCTCCGGCAGCGGGACGCCGGCCGGCGCGATCGTGATCGAGGGCGCGGCCGCGGCCGACTTCGCCGGTGCCGAGCTCGCCTGTGCCGGCGACGTCAACGCCGACGGCAGTGATGACCTCGTGATCGCCGCTCCCGGTGCCGGCGACTTCGGCGCCGCGTACGTCGTGTTCGGCGGCGCGCAGCTCGCCGGCGCCGGAACGGTGGACCTCGCTGCGCTCGGCGCGCACGGCTTCGCGATCACCGGGCCGGCCGACACGCTCCTGGGGAGATCGGTCGCCGGCGTCGGCGACCTCGACGGCGACGGGTACGACGAGATAGCCGTCGGCGACGAATGGGGCGATGAGCACAGCAACACGTGGCCCGGCACCGTCTACGTCGTCGCGGGACGCAGAACGACGACGGCGGTCGATCTGACGCAGCCGGGCAGCACGCTGCTGCGGATCCACGGAGCCGCCGACAACGACAGACTCAACTTCGTCGCCCGCGCGGGCGACGTCAACAGAGACGGCACGCCGGACCTCGTCGTCGGCGCCGCCGAACACGACGGCCCGCACGGGGTCGACAGCGGCGCCGCCTACGTGATCGACGGCAGAGCGCGGGGGAACGTCGAGGTCGGCGGTTGGGCGACGCCGGGCTCCGGCGTGCTGTTCCCGATCTGGAGCCCTGCCGCGGCGAGACTCGACGGCACGCGGACGCTCTTCGGCTCCGATCTCGCGCCCGCGGGCGACGTCAACGGTGACGGGCGCGCGGACCTCGCGCTCGGGCTCACGGGAGCCTCGGCGAGCGGACCGGTGCGCGGTCGCGTCGCGATCGTCTACGGCAAGAGCGGCGACGATGCGGTCGACCTCGACGATCCCGGCGCGAGCGCTGCGCTGATCCGCGGGCTGCCGGCGAGCAGCGACGACGGCTTCGGGACGAGCGGCCTGGCATCGGCCGGCGACGTCAACGGCGACGGGCGCGGCGACCTCGTCGTCGGCGCGCCGGGGGTGGCGGCGCCGAGCGGCGAGAACGCCGGTGCGGCGTACCTCCTCTACGGCACGGCGAGCACCGCGACACGCGAGGTCGCGAACCTGACCTGTGAGGGCGGCGCGCGGCTCCACGGCGGCGCGCTCGGTGACGCGCTCGGCGTCTCGGCGGGCGCGGCCGGGAACGGCTTCACCTCGGCGAACGCGCCGACGCTGCTCGTCGGCGCCGGCAGAGGGTTCGTGCGCGCGATCCCGCTCACGGACCTGCCGAACGCGTGTGGGAGAGACAGAGGGAGAGATCCCGATCCGGAGCCGACCGCGCTCGACGTCGACTGGGGCTTCCGCGAGAACTTCCGCAGATACGTCTCCGACGGGTTCAACCCGGCGGCGCCGGCGGTGCCGATCTCCGCTGCGAACGGAGCGACGTGCGACGCGAACCCGGATCCCGTCAGAGGCGGCTGCGACCCGCTTCTGCGCGCGAGCAGAGGCGACCCGCTGCGGCAGCGGGCGCTGCGCTGGACATCGGTCGGCGCGAGCGCGACCGACGGAACGGATGCGACGGTCGGCGCGATCGGCCGAGTCACGTTCCGCTTCCCCGGTCACTTCTTCACGCTCAACCTCGAGGACCCGTGGTTCGTCGTCTCAGGGGGGCAGGTGACGGTGCGGGCGCGTGTCGACCTCGACGTCGCCGACGGCTTTGCGGGCGCGAGATCGGTCGATGTCCGCGTCAACCTCGGGACGTTCCCGCTTGGCGGCGCACCGGTCGTCAGACCGCAGTACGTCGTCTGGAGAACGCAGCCCGGGACCCTGACCGACGAGGCCGCCGTCGCGCTCGGCGGCTTCCTCGGCAGAGGCGCCGAGCTGGATCCGATCACGATCGCGATCCCGCGGTCGCTCGGGCCGCTGCCGGCGGAGCCGGGCGTCCCGGATCCGCCGAGACCCCCCTACGATCCGCCGCGAACACCCGATCAGCCGAGAACGCCGGTGAAGACCGGACCGCCGAAGACCGGGCCGAGAACGCCTGCGACGGTCACGGCCGGCAGACGCCGCGCGACCGTTCGCAGAGCGGGCCGCGTCACCGTCGCGACGATCCGCTGCGCCGCTGCCGCCGGAGCCGACTGCCGCGTGAGCGTTCCCGCGAGCGTGCGGCTGCGCGCCGGCAGAGCGCGCGTCGCGCTGCGCGTGACCGCGCCGAAGCGGATCGCGCGGGGGAAGCGCGCCGCCGTGCGGCTGACGCTGACGCGGGCGGCACTGCGCGCGCTCGCCGGCCGCAGGGCGACGGTGCGTCTGCCGATCGCGGTGCGCGCCGGCAGCAGACGCATGACGAAGACCGTGACGGTGGTGTTGAAGGTGCCGCGCGGCTAG
- a CDS encoding AraC family transcriptional regulator translates to MTAPAIQVERHASLLGRWEMAFRAPWPELAPIVQHYVGWDETTPGPLRRRELPIGAIPVIISFGPSFELLDPHDEEHGPRRRRVSFVAGLHDAFSVVEHQGVSRGVEIYFTPLGARRFFGLPLGEVAQQVVELEDVLGTRIAAELVERLATAPGWAERFALLDATIVGRLAEAAEPPASVAWAWRRLTETDGRLPIAALAQEIGCSRRHLVAQMREQVGLPPKTIARVLRFNRAVELLQRDDGARFAEIAVDCGYYDQAHLNRDFRAFAGDAPTAFLARRLPGSAGYAG, encoded by the coding sequence ATGACCGCACCGGCGATCCAGGTCGAGCGGCACGCATCCCTGCTCGGGCGCTGGGAGATGGCGTTCCGCGCGCCGTGGCCCGAACTGGCACCGATCGTGCAGCACTACGTCGGCTGGGACGAGACGACGCCGGGACCGTTGCGGCGCCGCGAGCTGCCGATCGGCGCGATCCCGGTGATAATCAGCTTCGGGCCGTCGTTCGAGCTGCTCGACCCGCACGACGAGGAGCACGGCCCGCGGCGGCGGCGCGTCTCGTTCGTCGCCGGGCTGCACGACGCCTTCTCCGTCGTCGAGCACCAGGGCGTCAGCCGCGGCGTCGAGATCTACTTCACGCCGCTCGGCGCGCGCCGCTTCTTCGGCCTGCCGCTCGGCGAGGTCGCGCAGCAGGTCGTCGAGCTGGAGGACGTGCTCGGCACGCGGATCGCCGCCGAGCTGGTGGAGCGGCTCGCGACCGCGCCCGGCTGGGCGGAGCGCTTCGCGCTGCTCGACGCGACGATCGTCGGGCGGCTGGCGGAGGCCGCCGAGCCGCCCGCCTCGGTCGCGTGGGCGTGGCGGCGCCTGACCGAGACCGACGGCCGGTTGCCGATCGCCGCGCTCGCGCAGGAGATCGGCTGCAGCCGGCGCCACCTCGTCGCGCAGATGCGCGAGCAGGTCGGCCTGCCGCCGAAGACGATCGCGCGCGTGCTGCGCTTCAACCGCGCCGTCGAGCTGCTGCAGCGCGACGACGGCGCGCGCTTCGCCGAGATCGCCGTCGACTGCGGCTACTACGACCAGGCGCACCTCAACCGCGACTTCCGCGCCTTCGCCGGTGACGCCCCGACCGCCTTCCTCGCCCGCCGCCTGCCCGGCAGCGCCGGCTACGCCGGCTGA
- a CDS encoding VOC family protein translates to MTTTKTKMATPAIVPVLNFRGGAATIDWLCDAFGFERAMVVQGDDDYVHHAELTLGGAMVMGGSERGEQRSEYAKIAHPAGTAMLYVALEEDLRVHCERARRAGAEIVMELADKEHGSDYTARDPEGNLWTFGRYVPEVPA, encoded by the coding sequence ATGACGACGACCAAGACGAAGATGGCGACGCCGGCGATCGTCCCGGTGCTGAACTTCCGCGGCGGCGCGGCGACGATCGACTGGCTCTGCGACGCGTTCGGCTTCGAGCGCGCGATGGTGGTGCAGGGCGACGACGACTACGTCCACCACGCCGAGCTGACGCTCGGCGGCGCGATGGTGATGGGCGGCTCCGAGCGCGGCGAGCAGCGCAGCGAATACGCCAAGATCGCCCACCCGGCCGGGACGGCGATGCTCTACGTCGCGCTGGAGGAGGACCTGCGGGTCCACTGCGAGCGGGCGCGGCGGGCCGGCGCCGAGATCGTCATGGAGCTGGCCGACAAGGAGCACGGCAGCGACTACACGGCGCGCGACCCCGAGGGCAACCTGTGGACGTTCGGGCGCTACGTGCCCGAGGTCCCGGCCTGA
- a CDS encoding histidine phosphatase family protein: MIYLARHGRTPYNDEGRFQGQGDVSLDETGLRQAAELAERAAGHDFAVLWASPLRRARQTAEAVAARTGLTIQWDERLMETHTGDWTDRSFEEMRAEDPVGFQAWLTGDPAWKFPGGESFQEQGDRVMAALEEIEQGPQPALVVCHGMAIRLALARRRGEPGPGPNAVANGALVPLEGGVDDAEEPPSATQTAAS, encoded by the coding sequence GTGATCTACCTCGCGCGGCACGGCCGCACCCCGTACAACGATGAGGGCCGCTTCCAGGGCCAAGGCGACGTCTCGCTCGACGAGACCGGCCTGCGTCAGGCGGCCGAGCTGGCCGAGCGCGCCGCCGGCCACGACTTCGCGGTCCTGTGGGCGAGCCCGCTGAGACGCGCGCGCCAGACGGCCGAGGCGGTCGCGGCCCGCACCGGGCTGACGATCCAGTGGGACGAGCGGCTGATGGAGACCCACACCGGCGACTGGACCGACCGCAGCTTCGAGGAGATGCGCGCGGAGGACCCGGTCGGCTTTCAAGCGTGGCTGACCGGCGACCCGGCGTGGAAGTTCCCCGGCGGCGAGTCGTTCCAGGAGCAGGGCGACCGCGTGATGGCGGCGCTCGAGGAGATCGAGCAGGGGCCGCAGCCGGCGCTCGTCGTCTGCCACGGGATGGCGATCCGGCTCGCGCTGGCACGCCGCCGTGGCGAGCCCGGACCGGGCCCGAACGCCGTCGCCAACGGCGCCCTCGTCCCGCTCGAGGGCGGCGTCGACGACGCCGAGGAGCCGCCGAGCGCGACGCAGACCGCCGCGAGCTGA